A segment of the Manihot esculenta cultivar AM560-2 chromosome 13, M.esculenta_v8, whole genome shotgun sequence genome:
aacaagcctggctcatccaaccttcaaagccgggctcgacccatcttcctcactcaagccggcccggcccgcacgaagcaggccctctccgctcaggcttagcatccggcccaactctcaaCCCAGTCCAGGATCCAGAATAATATTCACTAGACAGCTTGgtagatccgctcgaacgtacgcacgaggagaatcagaggccgttatgcATGGAGTAGgtggctgataccctagtacctccgaatccgcatggcagagacgcgtggcccaatcctggagagacctttacacgtcaccagcaagcaagataatgtataaaagaggagtcccctcctcagaaagcttaggccttattcagtaatacaaaacccttgtaaaaccctattctattggatctcagatcatcagcttccaattaatttaaaataattaaagattttaaaaaataattttctaaaatatattttcactttaaaataatttaaaatgatttaatctCCCATTACGGAATAAAAGTTAAGAAATCGatctaattgaattaatttaaaattttagtttaatttttatttaattttcatttaattcaatttttaattttaaaaattttaattattttaatttaatttaattttaataaaaataattaaaaatttgaattgaacTGATTCCAGTTTATGATAATTGTTaaagtataaaatataaaaaatatattaaaaatttaattcgatcaaattgaattaaatcgaatcgaatcagaccaatttaattcaatttaatttatattaaaattaattcgattcaatttttataaatattaaaatttaatttttaatttatttaattgaattcaattttaaattaaattcatccAAATTCATTCCTAAACTTGAGTGACAACTCATAATTCACCTCCACCACTTCATATATATATCTCCAAGTAAACAACGTGCTTGGCATTTCTTCCTTCCctgtattattaattttttaattacacGCATAGtcatttcataaaattaaaattaaattttatttatataaattgattcattaaaaataaaatatttttaataaatattaattttattaaatttttaacttCACTTAAGgagaaaaaattcaaaatttaattcatataaataataaaaatcaaccAGTGAAGGcggatataaatatttatattttttttttttaaaaatatattgaatcattaatttttcaattataatgAATTTATTTCGATTAGTAAAAACTTTATAACCATcccaaattatttataaaactttacttcgattatattttaaatattaattaacggaattttatataattaaaagtttaaatattgaattttttaattataaaaattaaataataaatatttaataattaaaattaatgaaatattaatgttaaaaataaagaaattaaattataagttttataaaatttaaagggTTATAtggtaatttattatatttaattatacaaTAATTTGGGAATGGAAAAAGAAAGGTCAACTGAAATTAATGTTTGAACAGAAAAATACAAAGACAACACTGTTCACTGCTGACAGAGACAAATGCAGCTTTATGGTGAGGATGGTCAGCCGTCATTAACAGTCACGCCGTTAACTTTAACCCCAAAAACAGACTATCCACCGGAAACAGACAAAAACGATAAAAATTGGAAATTTTTACAAAAACTGCTACCATCAGAGTATGAACTCTCGCCGTGTAATTCAACAAAacgtgattaattttttttattaaattttaataaaagtttGATTAGATTATTACATACACCCCATCAAACGCGGGATCGATTCTTCCACACCCAACTGGCTTATTCTATTGGCTATTGCAAAAAATACAGTAGTGGAGGCATGTACAGGAACGTACGGTGACTTGGTGATGGAGACACTGGAAACCGAGAAGAAATTgagactttttcttttttacagagagagagaggagaagaTATAGAATGGTCAAAACATTACCCTTGGCTCCCGTCAATGGTGGATAAACCTCTTTTTAAACAATCTCTTTCTCTGTCAAAAAGGCTCTCTGGATTCTCACTCTTTCTCTCTCCGTGTGGGCAAAGGTCTCTCTTTTTCTTGCTGGGTCGTTGAAGGGTTCTTTGAAGGAGTTTTGAGCTTCTTTTGTCCGAAGAAAGCTGAATTTTGTTAAATATTGTTATTTGCTTTCTGGGTTTTCTTCCAATCTTGGTGGAGAGAGAAATGACAGTAAGTTTTGCCCTTTCTATTTTTTCCCTAAATTGTTGGTTATTtgtgttttatgtttatttGGTTTGGGTTATTTTCATTGTTTGCTGTTTGGTTGCTGAGAAAGTtgtagaagaaaaagaaaatatgccCTTCTGGTTTCTGAGGACCAAAAACAGCATCTATAATCTTTGTAGATTATGTTAATTTGCAATGCTCTTCATTGGCAATGTTGGGCTTTCTTATCTGGCGTTGATTGTCACATGGTTGCACTGGTTTTCTGTTAATCTGAGTTTGCTTTGATTGTCTGTTCTTGGGTATGAATTACATGGATTGGAATTAGTACTGAATTTTTAACAGTACACCTGATAgactcgaaaaaaaaaaaaaaaaaaaagatgaataATCTTAATAGCGTAGAGAAACAATAATTTCTACAAACTATTAGGTAAATTGGCAGTTTGTCTGTCTTAGTTTTGTTTGTATTGCTTGATGTATTAGCTTGCAAGGGAATCATGGAATGCAAATAAACTAAGAAAGGAAATGTATACAAATTAGGTGGATATCAACATCAGACATAACCCAATCACCATAATTGGAAATTATTACTAATCTCAAGAGCTTACGCAATAATAATCCTAATTTTAGAATATTGTGGCTGATAGGATTAACTGGTTTTCGTTTGGTTTGTGACAGTTCTCAATACACTCTCTGTTGGATCATGTTGCCCTTGATTTAAAGGAATCTTTCCCCCTTGGGATTGAGACATTGATTGATTTGATAAATGTCTTGCATATTAAGTTCAGGTTCAGGCTGAAACATTATTGGACATGCATGATGCATCAACTTTACTTGAAAATTTAAGCCAGCTGTTCTTGTTTATGAAAGATGTTTAACTTCAGTTCcttatttaaaatgtttttttttttgaagttttatgccAATAAACTGAATTTGCCTTAATATTATACAGTTTCTTTAGCTGTCTAAAATATGTTATGTTGTTAGAAGGTGAAATGTGGTTTTGTTTGGGCATATTAGGAATAGgattatcaaatttttttataagaaaattgcAACTGGGCGTGGCGTaacttattattattgtttcaaaATAAACCTTTTGGTTTTATTGGCTATGAATCTTTTTGTATGTAGAACTGTGAAATTTGATAATCAAAATACTTATATCATCCCTTTCTTGCATGGATGTCTGAATTTCTTTATAGAATACAATTTCTGTAGGTATTGTCAAGAACACTTTAGgtctaatgaaaataaataggTTTGTCTCATAACATACGTCGAAATTGTCAATAGCAAACAGCATGCAATTTCGTTGCATTTCTCTTTTAACATAAGAGGCATGCTCCTTTTACTTGTTTGGTTTCTGTATTTACAACTGGAGCCAAGGGCCCGGATGCACTGCTTCATTCACAGAAAGATGAGAGGAAGAAGGGGTGGTGTAAAAGGGGTTTCTCTTTTGCACTCGTGTAGTTTACTTCTTTTATTGTCTCAGTAATTGTATAAGGATTAAAGAACATGTAAAACAATGAAATTTGGCTGTTAGGTTAGGACACAGTCTTGATTTTATATCTGCATGAATTAATTGAGCCATTCTCATTTGGTAGACTGATGGTTTGATTGTTCAGGGACTTTAGGTGACAGTTGCTTGATTAGAGTTTCCTTTCTTATTTGTGAATGCTGGTCAAGGAAGTCTACACAATTCATTCTTATGCTTCACCAATTAGCTAACATAATATGTACTATGGAAAACAGGTTCTTCACTATTTATTTGATGGTGCTCTTTTTGAATTTGTTGAAATATGGAATTTCTAAAACAAGCTAGCGTCTTGACTTTTGGTGATTGTATGGTTTGACTTTCTATTTTTGGCATTTTTCTGTACCTGAGCAGTCTCAAATCTTTGGTATATGTTGACAAAAGATTGGTAATCATTTTCCTCGTAAAATTTTATGGTCTTGATGCTATTATCACCATGCCTCCATGGTAGGTTATTTCTGGAATCTTGTGAGCTCAGTTTTTGCCTTTTCTGATGTTTTATAACTTTGCTCCAGCAAAGTACCACATATCTTACTAGGATCGACTGGTGCAGGCTATAGATGTGCATAGAAAACTTGTTAATCCCTATTTTTCTCACCCTTAACTCTCATTTGAAATTCTTTCATACAAAACTTACTTTTGTTAAGAAGACAACGGTTGTTTCTCTTTTAAGAAGATAACTTCTTAAGAAAGTTGAATTTGCGAGCGTATGGATTAAAGTTTTCTTGAATTAGTTTGTTGATCCAAATATAATAAACAGTGCTGGGTTTTTGTGGAATGACAATAATGAGCAATGAAGGTAGTAGAAATTATCAAACTATCTGAAACTAAAAAAACATGAAGGCATGAAATTGACAAGAGTTACCATCGTTTTCCCCTAGCTTTTATATAACGAAAATAAGGAAGTAGATCAACATTTTCAGATTAGCTTTCTACGTCACCAAGGGAGCTGgagaatgattttttttttcctttgtaaTAATTTTAGTGTGCTGTAGTTGTGCTTCCTCTCAAGCAAAACAGAGAACATCATCCTGATAAAGTATAGGTGCTTGGTCAACTTAATACAGTGATTAGCCAAATAAGAATAGTAACAAGAATCCAAATGCACGACAAGCAAAAGGGTCAATGGAAGGATTGAAATGGTATACTTCAATTCAAGATTATAACTTTTAGTGGCACAGAGAGAATGAAGCAACACACAACTACTGAACTTCAATTCATAAGTTCTCTAAAAATTGGCCCTTTGTggttgcaatttttttttctcagttGCTAGTTTGCTACCTCTGAGGTGAAGCATGGGTAGCGTGCATGGATCGCACATCTGTCAGAAGGTGAATAAACTAATTACACTTCACAGCACACAGGCATGCTTGATATGCAGACGGAAGGATTAGTTCTTCTACTGTATTTGATGGATTTTCTTACCTTGGTTTTGCACTTGTAATTCTAACTAGAAGAAGTACTCATAGGTTGACAGCCCAAATTTGGTCAAGGCTGTTACAGTGGTACTTGTTTCATAATTGTTCTATAATTTTGTCATCTTGATCcctaattttagtttgatttgttTCTTTAACTATATCTAATGTCACATGATGAATGAATGAGTTTGGAGATTGAGCTAAAAATTTTTCAGAATAGGAGATATCTGTTGACTTCCCTTAGATTGAAAACCCAACTTGTCGGCTTTTCTTTGGTTTTTCTGTTAAGCTATTTGAAAATCCTGAAAAGGACTCCACAAGAATAGATTGCATGCAGATATAAAGTTAACTCTTTTGCTGGGTATTAAAATGGCAGTTACTTATCATCATCAGCTCCTCCTTCTCCTTTTCATGTTAACCTTTTCTGCTGATGAGAAAAACACAATCTCAGCTCAAGTTCTGAGGCACAATTTGAAGTAATATTGATATGTAGCTTACAACTAGAGACATGAAATGTCTGAAAGCTAATTTGCTCTATGTCGTAATATTATTGTATAATCTTAGGTTAAACACATTTTCTAGCTGTGATTGCATTCATGCACACATTTGCTGCAAAAATATAACATGTTCAATCAAGAATTCCATTTTTTGTTTTtccaaatttttttatcattgttTGCAACATTTCCCTTAAATAGCAAATAAATTTCTCCAGACTAAGTTACGCTGTGAGTATGATTTGAGTTGTTTTAAATCATTAGCACAAACAGAGTAAAACATGAATAATGTGCTGCATTGGTGCACAATGGCCTATATCATATTCTGAGTTCTGGAAATAATAAGGTATATGGTTTCATGGTGGTGCAATGCAGCCTCTCTCCTTTTCAGATATTTGAAGCTACTTTATTGATTCAGTTCGCTTCACCCCATCTGTAAGACTGTAACCCTgcttataaaagaaaattctaTAATAAGCAATATGATACCTTTTAACTTTATGAAAATGATTCACTGATCCTGATAGATGAACTGTTGGATTTTTTCAATGTTGAACCCCTCCCCTCCTTTTACAGATTACATTCtggataaataatatatttttgttgtGGCAGCAACGTTCGCATGTGCCAAAGTTTGGCAATTGGGAAAGTGAAGAGAATGTTCCTTACACAGCTTACTTTGAAAAGGCTCGAAAGGGTCGAGGTGGGAAGATGATAAATCCAAATGATCCTGAAGAGAATCCTGATTTAAGCTCTGATGATGCAGCTCCAGCTCAAACGCCTCCTTCTGGAGGCAGAGTCATGGAGGAACCAACAGGGCAGGGGGCTGTTAGACAAGCACATGAGCGTCGAAGGAGCAAGGAAGATGGTGAATTCAGACAGTTTACTGAGTCTCCAGCACGCCATGACAACATGAATATGGTAGTTGGCAGTGAGCCTTCCCCATCGCGTTATGGTGGCCGTGGAGTAAGCTACGGTGAAGCCCACAGACAAACTGGAAGACCAAGTGCAAAAAGCGTGGGGTCTGAAAACAGCATGGAGCGGTCCCCACTCCATCACAAGGCCAGGATCTCAGGGAGAGGTAGTGGGGCTCCATCTCCTGCCTGGGAAGGAAAAGGTTCATCTGAAAGTAGCTATGGTACTCCTGGAAGATCCCGATTGAAACCAAAAGGCAGTGAAAGTGTAATTCTTCTCTCTTATGCCCCAGACTATTATTTAAGTAGTCATTTGACTGTTTGCTGATCTGTTAGTAAATAAGTaactttcttcttcttattattattatcatcatcattATTATTGTGCATTATGATCTTCTTCCTTCAGAAGTTGAGTGCAAACAGTCATAACTTGAACTTAGCTTATCTTGTTGACAATCTGAAATTGTCCTTTCAGGACAAATTTGCTTCTCAAGCTACTTTAATGCCTTTCCTCTTATCAAATATGAACTCATAGTGCAAGGATCGAGGATTATAATGAATTACCTTTCAGTTTTGTTTTTCTTGGGTATCTTGGGTGCTGGTCGGCATCAAAATTTAGGGTCAAAAATgcactttttaaaaaaagtataattagatatttaaaaaaaagcatTCTTCTTAACAATAGTTCTAACAAAAACGCCATATAGACCCTTAATCCTTGCTGAAATAATGTTTCTGTCTGTTGTTTTTGATGTGTCAGCCTGATAAGGGTGCTGCTGTTCCAAAATTTGGTGAATGGGACGAGAACAACCCTGCATCTGCTGATGGCTATACTCACATTTTCAACAAAGTGAGGGAGGAGAGGCAAATCGAGGCAGGTAAAGTCCCTGGCACGCCAACCAGGTCATCTATAAGCAATGCTCGGAAACCAACCCCCAACAACAGCTCCAAGGTATACCATCATTCCATCTATATTCAAGTTCTCTGGTCTGCATACTTTCAGATTAAGATATCATCATTTGCATAATATTATTTGATATCATTTTCAAATTTTCAGAGTTGCTGCTTTCCATGGGGCCGAAAGTGATGTCTTTGAGTAATATTTGTGGACTACGAGTTGTGTGGAACTTGTAAATACTTTGAAGGCTCTATTCATGCAGAGTAACTCCTTTGAGTATATTCCTTCTATATAAATGCTTGGCTGTTTATGATGATAAACAATGTATTTCTGGAAACATGTTCTTGTTCTTGTTCTTGTTCTTGTTCTTTTCGGTCTTATTGTTTTCACTTTAAGATTTGTCACTTGCAGTAGCTTTCACAGCTATATTTGTCTGGCAAGGATCAGATACAAATTCTTTAATTCTAATCTAGATGTAATGTTTTCTTTGTTGTCTTCCTCGTGCATCGATTTTGAGGGATATGTAGACGAAAACTGCAGCCTTGCCTTCTCCTATAAAATAGTTAACAGGAtagaaaaattttcattttttctcaGGTTGTTGATGTTTCCTCATATTTGTGCTATGTGAAGTGCATTTGCTGCAATCTGAGGCACAATTTCGCCATGTGAAGGGCATTTGCTACAGTACCACCTGACCGTAGGTAGGGACTCTGTTAATCGGTTATCAGTTATTTAATAACAgagattatttaattttctttcggCGCTCGTATGTCTCGCGGTTGTAgcacaaaatttttttaaaaactttgccaaattattattattttttaaacttgatcttaatttaaaaagataaattatcataagattttataatttatcaaagttaactatttaatttgtattttaaagttcaattaaaataatcatatttttcattaaatatttatattagatTTAATATCTATACTTTTAAGTATAAATTATagttattcttaaaaaaaattatatttgaattatggtttattttaattaaagttaaaataagttagattttaataaaaatctaaCATAATACTAAATGGTTT
Coding sequences within it:
- the LOC110630313 gene encoding RPM1-interacting protein 4 isoform X2 encodes the protein MTQRSHVPKFGNWESEENVPYTAYFEKARKGRGGKMINPNDPEENPDLSSDDAAPAQTPPSGGRVMEEPTGQGAVRQAHERRRSKEDGEFRQFTESPARHDNMNMVVGSEPSPSRYGGRGVSYGEAHRQTGRPSAKSVGSENSMERSPLHHKARISGRGSGAPSPAWEGKGSSESSYGTPGRSRLKPKGSESPDKGAAVPKFGEWDENNPASADGYTHIFNKVREERQIEAGKVPGTPTRSSISNARKPTPNNSSKSCCFPWGRK
- the LOC110630313 gene encoding RPM1-interacting protein 4 isoform X1, translated to MGSVHGSHICQKQRSHVPKFGNWESEENVPYTAYFEKARKGRGGKMINPNDPEENPDLSSDDAAPAQTPPSGGRVMEEPTGQGAVRQAHERRRSKEDGEFRQFTESPARHDNMNMVVGSEPSPSRYGGRGVSYGEAHRQTGRPSAKSVGSENSMERSPLHHKARISGRGSGAPSPAWEGKGSSESSYGTPGRSRLKPKGSESPDKGAAVPKFGEWDENNPASADGYTHIFNKVREERQIEAGKVPGTPTRSSISNARKPTPNNSSKSCCFPWGRK